The following proteins are encoded in a genomic region of Bombus pyrosoma isolate SC7728 linkage group LG1, ASM1482585v1, whole genome shotgun sequence:
- the LOC122573262 gene encoding cytochrome b-c1 complex subunit 9, with product MAFLYNLFKRSSTFTLSILAATFFFERGFDMIGDKIFDKVNEGKLWKHIKQQYEEQQ from the exons ATGGCTTTTTTATATAACCTTTTTAAAAGATCTTCCACATTCACATTGAGCATTCTAGCAGCCACCTTTTTCTTCGAACGAGGATTTGATATGATTGGggataaaatattcgacaaGGTGAATGAGGgg aaacTGTGGAAACATATTAAACAACAATATGAAGAACagcaatga
- the LOC122573099 gene encoding uncharacterized protein LOC122573099 codes for MKRVVGITGIMGYLLVSYIVAVTLTIKQCKSEITKSPSHLDTNTSTGPIIVNRNEDDEIFVPYQGERFSIFDWALFRTMSRKYSGNMLLSPISLKIVLALLYEGAQDETAHELATAMQLPANENAIRKRFSTILQSLQTNPPAYILNIGTRFYIDSNILIRQKYEATVKAYYDTDVISANLSDAQPLVQAINDWVSNITDANIDQMIKDENSVKNSLMLIMNTLFFKGSWRRKYFSPENTRMGKFHTIDNQTIDVPFMHTFGRFYYANSPELDANILRIPYDGCKFALYLLLPRNRTLDGIEHLINEVTPFVLTRYVWQMQIMPIALSIPKFKYQFSSHMEPVLREVGIRNIFDDTATLTGIAQTRRISSNLKVSDILQKTGIEVNENGTTAYVATEVDIGNKIGEEIFHADHPFLFYIEDESTGTVIYIGRMMNPLETTGSTASWEQYLSQSPPKLNAGISNADSISQAGLNAEDRNNLFNIYFPQALSKKYKDGNLVSSPASVKTILTMLMEGANGNTKSEIISVLRLPEDKSRRGELAQRTLASLNRNENGTEIALTTRLWIHQDLRVSNNYKNILRSRYQGDIESVNFMESQSTARHINEWVRRVTHNTISSALLLNDLPPDTRLILTSVIYFKGLWLKSFDKANTKLQCFYIPNGECRNTYFMKHGSIYRYAYMPSIEAHVLEIPYSDGKTSMLTLMPRSRENDPYLRILSDDLITVPVSAILANLKKQDITIHLPKFNIENNLNLVPTLRHLGIENIFQPNTNLSKMISDSSIHVTSILQNVKLEIDEEGTLAATNTEIGYKLLSSWDNDVKMDRPFLFMIIDSVLNMTLFSGRFIEPLK; via the exons ATGAAACGTGTCGTTGGAATAACTGGAATAATGG GATATCTGCTGGTTTCGTATATCGTTGCCGTGACCCTCACCATAAAACAATGTAAGTCAGAGATAACGAAATCTCCGTCTCATTTGGATACGAACACAAGCACTGGTCCTATAATTGTTAACCGCAACGAAGACGATGAGATTTTTGTACCTTATCAAGGAGAACGTTTTAGCATATTCGATTGGGCATTGTTTAGA ACTATGAGCAGGAAATATTCTGGGAATATGTTGCTCTCGCCGATATCCTTAAAAATCGTATTGGCATTATTGTACGAAGGAGCTCAGGATGAAACTGCACACGAACTCGCTACGGCGATGCAATTACCCGCCAACGAAAATGCTATACGAAAGAGATTCTCCACTATTTTACAATCGCTGCAG ACCAATCCTCCAGCGTACATTTTGAACATTGGAACGAGATTTTATATTGATTCAAACATTTTGATCCGGCAAAAATACGAGGCCACCGTGAAAGCCTATTACGACACCGACGTGATTTCCGCGAATTTATCTGACGCGCAGCCGCTCGTGCAAGCGATTAACGACTGGGTCAGCAATATCACCGATGCTAACATAGATCAAATGATAAAAGACg AAAACAGCGTTAAGAATTCTTTGATGCTGATCATGAACACGCTTTTCTTCAAAGGATCATGGCgtcgcaaatatttttctccggAAAATACACGAATGGGAAAATTTCATACGATCGATAACCAAACTATAGACGTACCTTTTATGCATACATTTGGTCGATTTTATTACGCCAACTCGCCTGAATTAGACGCCAATATTCTACGAATTCCATATGAC GGGTGCAAGTTTGCCTTGTACTTGCTATTACCACGGAATAGAACATTAGATGGAATAGAACACCTTATCAACGAAGTTACTCCTTTCGTGCTGACACGATACGTATGGCAGATGCAAATTATGCCCATTGCTCTTTCTATTCCTAAGTTTAAATACCAATTTTCCAGTCACATGGAACCCGTTCTCCGTGAG GTTGGTATTCGCAATATTTTTGATGATACCGCGACATTAACGGGCATAGCTCAAACCAGACGAATTTCGAGTAATCTCAAAGTTTcggatattttacaaaaaactGGAATCGAAGTGAACGAAAATGGCACTACGGCTTATGTGGCTACTG AAGTTGATATTGGGAATAAAATCGGGGAGGAAATCTTCCACGCCGATCATCCATTCTTATTCTACATCGAAGATGAGTCCACAGGAACGGTTATCTATATCGGCAGGATGATGAATCCTCTTGAAACAACCGGTAGTACCGCTAGCTGGGAACAATACTTATCTCAATCACCGCCCAAGCTTAACGCAGGGATATCAAATGCAG aCTCGATTTCCCAAGCAGGCTTGAATGCCGAAGATCGAAATAATCTTTTCAATATATACTTTCCACAG GCTCTAAgcaagaaatataaagatgGAAATCTAGTATCATCGCCTGCAAGTGTTAAAACAATCTTGACAATGTTAATGGAAGGTGCGAATGGTAATACGAAATCGGAAATTATTTCGGTATTAAGATTACCGGAAGACAAATCGCGTAGAGGAGAACTCGCACAACGTACCCTCGCGTCTTTAAAC agGAATGAAAACGGGACGGAAATTGCTTTGACCACACGATTGTGGATACACCAAGATTTACGCGtatcaaataattacaaaaatattctacgatcACGTTACCAAGGAGATATAGAAAGTGTAAATTTTATGGAATCGCAAAGTACCGCGCGCCATATCAATGAATGGGTTCGTCGTGTAACGCACAATACGATCTCTTCGGCTTTGTTATTAAATGACCTTCCGCCTGATACGCGTCTCATTTTGACTTCAGTCATCTATTTTAAAGGACTCTGGTTAAAATCGTTCGATAAGGCGAACACGAAATTACAATGCTTCTATATCCCTAATGGAGAATGTCGAAACACGTACTTCATGAAACATGGATCCATTTATCGGTATGCTTATATGCCCTCCATTGAAGCACATGTTTTAGAAATTCCATACTCG GATGGTAAAACATCAATGTTGACATTGATGCCAAGGTCTAGAGAAAATGATCCATACCTTCGGATATTATCCGACGATTTAATTACTGTTCCAGTCTCTGCGATCTTagcaaatttgaaaaagcaaGATATTACTATTCATCTTCCGAAATTCAATATTGAGAATAATCTTAATTTAGTGCCTACGTTACGACAC TTGGgtatcgaaaatatatttcaaccTAATACGAATTTGTCCAAAATGATTTCTGACAGTTCGATACATGTGACTAGTATCTTGCAAAATGTTAAGTTGGAAATAGATGAAGAAGGAACGCTAGCTGCAACCAATACAG AAATCGGATATAAGCTTCTGTCATCATGGGATAACGACGTTAAAATGGACAGaccatttctttttatgattATTGATTCCGTTTTAAACATGACTTTATTTTCCGGTCGCTTTATCGAACCACT taaataa
- the LOC122565967 gene encoding Fanconi anemia group M protein isoform X2, which translates to MFIQEYIGLGKTFIAAVVMYNFWRWYPCGKVVFLAPTKPLVAQQIFACHNTMGIPSIETIELTGAVNHKQREIAWSKKRVIFATPQVFHNDLDKNVVPSDLVKCVVIDEAHKALGKHSYCECIRILNEKNQTFRVLALSATPGNKIDNVHEVLQNLLIAHIELRDETSLDIIPYINKRKVDIILVPLNKKLAEYKERYIFIMDRHVKILLQHNILHGHTANISKGRIFHLLKEYQKKTHKSGNYGQIIKTLNILMTMYHAYELMIRDGLRAFHKFYQNHSDKFWMNDEPQLQTLLEDITTYLGPFPDIQILCEEAGMEIPQNLIFGHTKFDKLKELLLHHFKKSEEKQSDTRAIVFVEYRDIVSEVYILLLQCRPLIRPQMFVGQAGQKQKQQIKALENFRNNHVNVLISTSIGEEGLDVGEVDLIICFDVSQHSPTRLVQRMGRTGRKRDGHIIILVTDGKEHETLKSTMARRDSLNYKILNTSNIFSSLYQSNPRMIPDVFTPECLRMQISVQAKSPVTKYKKNKGKSDKKPEKKCQNTLKKISNTESNFESQKDGANFSMMKYLKIEQTKEHKKGSSEMFNSEIIQNNNGCKTIPLSDVKILSCDNEAVDFLTICALRISEKEEKIKNECKIDKCYISSYSTKKDFFEFSVPDIKILDCLITLNDVIPLNCNKNKLDNASENNNDNDLYYNESVLESRITEIVDKSQRLSCSRFEDLLDDSSDSNENDLLDNEENNPHNSNIHSICDLSIASDRCEAGNKNNTLQNLEFGTFEDLLDETSDDSETDIFERNCTKNTDVNNDVQIKNSSNDTKLNHNFKSKTNIRLEGTIEINENFSSAPIHQCKRDFGKNCNEETADKSSYSSKMFEFEDNRLFSITQAIEEIPQLNSNPIDSKTIEESEDDIFQDESFLLQIDDQSNYDKEIEPNPIEYKDEQNFDKPRNPNGSNDRSLDTELKMEEFEWNDDFEVPTDAVENYEKSNTFEEKRKSETLVEAETNQEEYFSDNEEWISFKKPMDISKQNASPSTTIAKKLANVRKCRNSKSSCSRNKNDSMNDDVSAKEERSIYFVNESNDTRRYKSHKNEVECFRKRNRNRKLRKTKNEFICEEAEVSPNNDTTDESSETDDDLEDFVRYTQNIHDTSDMHAHYLQTVRSPIKRQGGFIFKQPRTLNSSIDVYSQAATQTAEAYINDSFCIAEDKSDGEDITRDSELSELEKAELKLEKRKRKRSRDKQSNRQAKRSKRRNIINYFSSSSEDETEILRKQIKDESLLLT; encoded by the exons ATGTTTATACAAGAATACATTG gATTGGGGAAAACATTTATTGCTGCGgttgtaatgtataactttTGGAGATGGTATCCATGTGGGAAGGTTGTATTTTTAGCACCCACCAAACCATTAGTTGCTCAACAAATTTTCGCATGTCATAATACAATGGGAATTCCTAGTATAGAAACTATTGAGCTTACAG gaGCAGTCAACCACAAGCAACGTGAAATAGCTTGGTCAAAAAAAAGAGTAATATTTGCTACTCCTCAGGTTTTCCATAATGATTTAGACAAAAATGTTGTACCTAGTGATTTAGTAAAATGTGTAGTTATAGATGAAGCTCATAAGGCATTAGGAAAACATTCTTATTGTGAG tgcattcgaatattaaatgaaaagaatcaAACTTTCAGGGTATTAGCCCTTTCTGCTACAccaggaaataaaattgataacgTTCATGAg gTGCtacagaatttattaattgctcATATAGAATTAAGAGATGAAACCTCTTTGGATATTATAccttatattaataaaagaaaagttgatataattttagtaCCACTTAACAAAAAATTAGCTGAATACAAAGAGAGGTATATCTTTATCATGGATCGTcatgttaaaattttacttcaaCATAATATTCTTCATGGACATACagcaaatatttcgaaaggAAGG atatttcatttattaaaggAATATCAAAAGAAAACACATAAATCAGGAAATTATGGGCAAATTATAAagacattaaatatattaatgacAATGTACCATGCTTATGAACTTATGATTAGAGATGGACTTCGAgcgtttcataaattttatcaaa ATCATTCTGATAAGTTTTGGATGAATGATGAACCACAATTGCAGACATTGCTTGAAGATATTACAACGTATCTTGGCCCATTCCCGGATATACAGATTTTATGTGAAGAAGCTGGAATGGAA ataCCGCAAAATCTTATATTTGGACATACTAAGTTTGACAAGTTAAAAGAACTACTTCTGCATCATTTTAAGAAAAGTGAAGAGAAACAAAGCGATACAAGAGCTATAGTTTTTGTCGAG TATCGGGATATCGTGAGTGAAGTTTATATTCTATTGTTACAATGCCGACCATTAATAAGGCCACAAATGTTTGTTGGCCAAGCTGGACAGAAACAAAAACAACAGATAAAAGCGTTagagaattttagaaataatcaTGTTAATGTTCTTATATCTACAAGTATAG GAGAAGAAGGATTGGATGTTGGAGAAGtagatttaataatatgttttgATGTATCTCAACATTCACCTACGCGGTTAGTACAAAGAATGGGGAGAACGGGTCGAAAACGCGATGGGCATATAATTATTCTAGTCACAGATGGGAAAGAACATGAG ACATTAAAATCCACAATGGCTAGAAGAGATTCTTtgaattataagatattaaatacaagtaatattttctcttcgctTTATCAAAGCAATCCTCGTATGATCCCTGATGTTTTCACACCGGAATGTCTAAGAATGCAGATTTCTGTGCAGGCAAAAAGTccagttacaaaatataaaaagaacaaaggaaAATCAGATAAAAAACCAGAAAAAAAATGCCAGAATACCTTAAAAAAAATTAGCAATACAG AATCCAATTTTGAATCGCAAAAAGATGGagctaatttttcaatgatgaaatatttgaaaatcgaaCAAACTAAAGAACACAAAAAGGGTAGTTCCGAAATGTTTAATTccgaaataattcaaaataataacgGTTGTAAAACTATACCGTTATCAGATGTGAAAATTCTTTCTTGCGATAATGAGGCTGTTGATTTTCTTACGATATGCGCTTTAAGGATCtctgaaaaagaagagaaaataaagaatgaatGCAAAATCGACAAATGTTACATATCATCATATTCTactaaaaaagatttttttgaattttctgtacctgatattaaaattcttgatTGTTTAATCACATTAAACGATGTCATTCCacttaattgtaataaaaataaattagataacGCTAGTGAGAACAACAATGATAACGATTTGTATTATAATGAATCTGTATTGGAAAGTAGAATAACAGAAATCGTTGACAAATCTCAACGACTATCGTGTTCTAGATTTGAAGATTTGCTCGACGATAGTAGTGATTCAAACGAAAACGATTTATTggataatgaagaaaataatccTCACAATAGTAATATACATTCTATTTGTGATCTTTCAATCGCTTCCGATCGATGCGAagcaggaaataaaaataacacgttgcaaaatttggaatttggTACGTTTGAAGACCTATTGGATGAAACATCTGATGATTCTGAAACTGATATTTTTGAacgaaattgtacaaaaaatacCGATGTTAATAACGacgtacaaataaaaaattcttccaatGATACAAAGTTAAATCACAATTTCAAATCAAAAACCAATATACGTTTGGAAGGGAcgatcgaaataaacgaaaatttttcttcagcTCCAATACACCAATGTAAACGagattttggaaaaaattgtaacgaaGAAACGGCGGATAAGAGCAGTTACTCGTcgaaaatgtttgaatttgAAGATAATCGCCTTTTTAGCATAACGCAAGCAATCGAGGAAATACCtcaattaaattcaaatcCAATCGATTCGAAAACGATCGAGGAATCCGAAGATGATATATTTCAAGACGAAAGCTTCTTACTGCAAATCGATGACCAGTCAAATTatgataaagaaattgaacCCAACCCAATTGAATATAAAGATGAACAGAATTTTGATAAACCGAGAAATCCAAACGGttcaaacgatcgatcgcTCGATACCGAgttaaaaatggaagaattcGAATGGAACGACGATTTTGAAGTTCCGACTGACGCTGTAGAAAATTATGAGAAATCCAACACATttgaagagaaacgaaagagtgAAACATTGGTAGAAGCGGAAACCAATCAGGAAGAGTATTTTTCAGATAACGAAGAATggatttcatttaaaaagcCAATGGATATCTCAAAGCAGAACGCTTCTCCAAGTACGACTATAGCGAAAAAATTAGCAAACGTAAGAAAATGTCGGAATTCAAAGAGCAGTTGCTCCAGAAATAAGAACGATTCGATGAACGATGATGTATCTgcaaaagaggaaagaagcaTTTACTTCGTCaacgaatcgaacgatacaagaagatataaaagtCACAAGAACGAAGTGGAATGTTTCCGAAAGCGTAATCGCAACCGAAAgttaagaaaaacaaagaatgaGTTTATATGCGAGGAAGCGGAGGTCTCCCCAAATAACGATACAACGGATGAAAGTTCTGAAACCGATGATGATCTAGAGGACTTTGTTAGGTATACACAGAATATACACGATACATCTGACATGCACGCTCATTATTTACAAACCGTTAGGAGCCCAATAAAAAGACAGGGTGGTTTCATTTTCAAGCAGCCACGTACGCTTAATTCTAGTATAGATGTGTATTCACAGGCTGCAACTCAGACAGCAGAAGCTTATATTaat GATTCCTTTTGTATAGCAGAAGATAAAAGTGACGGCGAAGATATTACTCGGGACAGCGAACTGTCTGAACTAGAGAAGGCTGAACTAAAGCTTGAAAAACGAAAACGTAAACGGTCTCGCGATAAACAATCGAACCGGCAAGCGAAAAGAAGTAAAcggagaaatataataaattattttagtagCAGTAGCGAAGACGAGACTGAAATATTGCGCAAACAGATAAAGGATGAATCACTGTTGTTAACGTAA
- the LOC122565967 gene encoding Fanconi anemia group M protein isoform X1 has translation MELSQNSRISSDEGTKGFDLSAGKTWIYPENYPIRDYQFNIVQACLYKNTLVCLPTGLGKTFIAAVVMYNFWRWYPCGKVVFLAPTKPLVAQQIFACHNTMGIPSIETIELTGAVNHKQREIAWSKKRVIFATPQVFHNDLDKNVVPSDLVKCVVIDEAHKALGKHSYCECIRILNEKNQTFRVLALSATPGNKIDNVHEVLQNLLIAHIELRDETSLDIIPYINKRKVDIILVPLNKKLAEYKERYIFIMDRHVKILLQHNILHGHTANISKGRIFHLLKEYQKKTHKSGNYGQIIKTLNILMTMYHAYELMIRDGLRAFHKFYQNHSDKFWMNDEPQLQTLLEDITTYLGPFPDIQILCEEAGMEIPQNLIFGHTKFDKLKELLLHHFKKSEEKQSDTRAIVFVEYRDIVSEVYILLLQCRPLIRPQMFVGQAGQKQKQQIKALENFRNNHVNVLISTSIGEEGLDVGEVDLIICFDVSQHSPTRLVQRMGRTGRKRDGHIIILVTDGKEHETLKSTMARRDSLNYKILNTSNIFSSLYQSNPRMIPDVFTPECLRMQISVQAKSPVTKYKKNKGKSDKKPEKKCQNTLKKISNTESNFESQKDGANFSMMKYLKIEQTKEHKKGSSEMFNSEIIQNNNGCKTIPLSDVKILSCDNEAVDFLTICALRISEKEEKIKNECKIDKCYISSYSTKKDFFEFSVPDIKILDCLITLNDVIPLNCNKNKLDNASENNNDNDLYYNESVLESRITEIVDKSQRLSCSRFEDLLDDSSDSNENDLLDNEENNPHNSNIHSICDLSIASDRCEAGNKNNTLQNLEFGTFEDLLDETSDDSETDIFERNCTKNTDVNNDVQIKNSSNDTKLNHNFKSKTNIRLEGTIEINENFSSAPIHQCKRDFGKNCNEETADKSSYSSKMFEFEDNRLFSITQAIEEIPQLNSNPIDSKTIEESEDDIFQDESFLLQIDDQSNYDKEIEPNPIEYKDEQNFDKPRNPNGSNDRSLDTELKMEEFEWNDDFEVPTDAVENYEKSNTFEEKRKSETLVEAETNQEEYFSDNEEWISFKKPMDISKQNASPSTTIAKKLANVRKCRNSKSSCSRNKNDSMNDDVSAKEERSIYFVNESNDTRRYKSHKNEVECFRKRNRNRKLRKTKNEFICEEAEVSPNNDTTDESSETDDDLEDFVRYTQNIHDTSDMHAHYLQTVRSPIKRQGGFIFKQPRTLNSSIDVYSQAATQTAEAYINDSFCIAEDKSDGEDITRDSELSELEKAELKLEKRKRKRSRDKQSNRQAKRSKRRNIINYFSSSSEDETEILRKQIKDESLLLT, from the exons ATGGAATTATCACAAAATTCTCGTATTTCGTCTGATGAAGGAACAAAAGGATTTGATTTATCTGCTGGTAAAACGTGGATATATCCTGAGAATTATCCTATCAGAGATTATCAGTTCAATATAGTTCAAGCATGTTTATACAAGAATACATTGGTTTGTTTACCCActg gATTGGGGAAAACATTTATTGCTGCGgttgtaatgtataactttTGGAGATGGTATCCATGTGGGAAGGTTGTATTTTTAGCACCCACCAAACCATTAGTTGCTCAACAAATTTTCGCATGTCATAATACAATGGGAATTCCTAGTATAGAAACTATTGAGCTTACAG gaGCAGTCAACCACAAGCAACGTGAAATAGCTTGGTCAAAAAAAAGAGTAATATTTGCTACTCCTCAGGTTTTCCATAATGATTTAGACAAAAATGTTGTACCTAGTGATTTAGTAAAATGTGTAGTTATAGATGAAGCTCATAAGGCATTAGGAAAACATTCTTATTGTGAG tgcattcgaatattaaatgaaaagaatcaAACTTTCAGGGTATTAGCCCTTTCTGCTACAccaggaaataaaattgataacgTTCATGAg gTGCtacagaatttattaattgctcATATAGAATTAAGAGATGAAACCTCTTTGGATATTATAccttatattaataaaagaaaagttgatataattttagtaCCACTTAACAAAAAATTAGCTGAATACAAAGAGAGGTATATCTTTATCATGGATCGTcatgttaaaattttacttcaaCATAATATTCTTCATGGACATACagcaaatatttcgaaaggAAGG atatttcatttattaaaggAATATCAAAAGAAAACACATAAATCAGGAAATTATGGGCAAATTATAAagacattaaatatattaatgacAATGTACCATGCTTATGAACTTATGATTAGAGATGGACTTCGAgcgtttcataaattttatcaaa ATCATTCTGATAAGTTTTGGATGAATGATGAACCACAATTGCAGACATTGCTTGAAGATATTACAACGTATCTTGGCCCATTCCCGGATATACAGATTTTATGTGAAGAAGCTGGAATGGAA ataCCGCAAAATCTTATATTTGGACATACTAAGTTTGACAAGTTAAAAGAACTACTTCTGCATCATTTTAAGAAAAGTGAAGAGAAACAAAGCGATACAAGAGCTATAGTTTTTGTCGAG TATCGGGATATCGTGAGTGAAGTTTATATTCTATTGTTACAATGCCGACCATTAATAAGGCCACAAATGTTTGTTGGCCAAGCTGGACAGAAACAAAAACAACAGATAAAAGCGTTagagaattttagaaataatcaTGTTAATGTTCTTATATCTACAAGTATAG GAGAAGAAGGATTGGATGTTGGAGAAGtagatttaataatatgttttgATGTATCTCAACATTCACCTACGCGGTTAGTACAAAGAATGGGGAGAACGGGTCGAAAACGCGATGGGCATATAATTATTCTAGTCACAGATGGGAAAGAACATGAG ACATTAAAATCCACAATGGCTAGAAGAGATTCTTtgaattataagatattaaatacaagtaatattttctcttcgctTTATCAAAGCAATCCTCGTATGATCCCTGATGTTTTCACACCGGAATGTCTAAGAATGCAGATTTCTGTGCAGGCAAAAAGTccagttacaaaatataaaaagaacaaaggaaAATCAGATAAAAAACCAGAAAAAAAATGCCAGAATACCTTAAAAAAAATTAGCAATACAG AATCCAATTTTGAATCGCAAAAAGATGGagctaatttttcaatgatgaaatatttgaaaatcgaaCAAACTAAAGAACACAAAAAGGGTAGTTCCGAAATGTTTAATTccgaaataattcaaaataataacgGTTGTAAAACTATACCGTTATCAGATGTGAAAATTCTTTCTTGCGATAATGAGGCTGTTGATTTTCTTACGATATGCGCTTTAAGGATCtctgaaaaagaagagaaaataaagaatgaatGCAAAATCGACAAATGTTACATATCATCATATTCTactaaaaaagatttttttgaattttctgtacctgatattaaaattcttgatTGTTTAATCACATTAAACGATGTCATTCCacttaattgtaataaaaataaattagataacGCTAGTGAGAACAACAATGATAACGATTTGTATTATAATGAATCTGTATTGGAAAGTAGAATAACAGAAATCGTTGACAAATCTCAACGACTATCGTGTTCTAGATTTGAAGATTTGCTCGACGATAGTAGTGATTCAAACGAAAACGATTTATTggataatgaagaaaataatccTCACAATAGTAATATACATTCTATTTGTGATCTTTCAATCGCTTCCGATCGATGCGAagcaggaaataaaaataacacgttgcaaaatttggaatttggTACGTTTGAAGACCTATTGGATGAAACATCTGATGATTCTGAAACTGATATTTTTGAacgaaattgtacaaaaaatacCGATGTTAATAACGacgtacaaataaaaaattcttccaatGATACAAAGTTAAATCACAATTTCAAATCAAAAACCAATATACGTTTGGAAGGGAcgatcgaaataaacgaaaatttttcttcagcTCCAATACACCAATGTAAACGagattttggaaaaaattgtaacgaaGAAACGGCGGATAAGAGCAGTTACTCGTcgaaaatgtttgaatttgAAGATAATCGCCTTTTTAGCATAACGCAAGCAATCGAGGAAATACCtcaattaaattcaaatcCAATCGATTCGAAAACGATCGAGGAATCCGAAGATGATATATTTCAAGACGAAAGCTTCTTACTGCAAATCGATGACCAGTCAAATTatgataaagaaattgaacCCAACCCAATTGAATATAAAGATGAACAGAATTTTGATAAACCGAGAAATCCAAACGGttcaaacgatcgatcgcTCGATACCGAgttaaaaatggaagaattcGAATGGAACGACGATTTTGAAGTTCCGACTGACGCTGTAGAAAATTATGAGAAATCCAACACATttgaagagaaacgaaagagtgAAACATTGGTAGAAGCGGAAACCAATCAGGAAGAGTATTTTTCAGATAACGAAGAATggatttcatttaaaaagcCAATGGATATCTCAAAGCAGAACGCTTCTCCAAGTACGACTATAGCGAAAAAATTAGCAAACGTAAGAAAATGTCGGAATTCAAAGAGCAGTTGCTCCAGAAATAAGAACGATTCGATGAACGATGATGTATCTgcaaaagaggaaagaagcaTTTACTTCGTCaacgaatcgaacgatacaagaagatataaaagtCACAAGAACGAAGTGGAATGTTTCCGAAAGCGTAATCGCAACCGAAAgttaagaaaaacaaagaatgaGTTTATATGCGAGGAAGCGGAGGTCTCCCCAAATAACGATACAACGGATGAAAGTTCTGAAACCGATGATGATCTAGAGGACTTTGTTAGGTATACACAGAATATACACGATACATCTGACATGCACGCTCATTATTTACAAACCGTTAGGAGCCCAATAAAAAGACAGGGTGGTTTCATTTTCAAGCAGCCACGTACGCTTAATTCTAGTATAGATGTGTATTCACAGGCTGCAACTCAGACAGCAGAAGCTTATATTaat GATTCCTTTTGTATAGCAGAAGATAAAAGTGACGGCGAAGATATTACTCGGGACAGCGAACTGTCTGAACTAGAGAAGGCTGAACTAAAGCTTGAAAAACGAAAACGTAAACGGTCTCGCGATAAACAATCGAACCGGCAAGCGAAAAGAAGTAAAcggagaaatataataaattattttagtagCAGTAGCGAAGACGAGACTGAAATATTGCGCAAACAGATAAAGGATGAATCACTGTTGTTAACGTAA